A genomic stretch from Dissulfurispira thermophila includes:
- a CDS encoding universal stress protein has translation MYNNILVAFDGSEFSKAALIESSNWIKRHGGKLIIVHAVYFDEEEFGIAPEQREKRFELGKNICYQTKETILSEFAIDVDSIVCEGEPPDIIVDIAREKKTDLIAMGTYGRKGLKRLVMGSVTSKVIVNSPCDILVVKKPCSECTGEYKSILVPFDGSEFSKKALGHACRMSKLDNAEITVLYVIPRYEEMVEFFRTESIKKSLMREAERIIAEAKKIASSASASISTTIQEGSAGDSIIDIAGTLKNDLIVMGTYGWKGVSRAIMGSTTERVIMNASCPVLVVR, from the coding sequence ATGTATAACAACATACTTGTGGCTTTTGATGGCTCTGAATTCAGCAAGGCAGCACTCATTGAGTCATCTAACTGGATAAAAAGACATGGTGGCAAGCTTATCATAGTGCATGCTGTATATTTTGATGAAGAGGAATTCGGCATTGCCCCTGAGCAGAGGGAAAAGAGGTTTGAACTCGGCAAAAATATTTGTTATCAGACAAAAGAGACAATTTTGTCTGAATTTGCAATAGATGTTGATTCTATCGTATGCGAAGGTGAACCGCCTGATATTATTGTGGATATAGCAAGAGAGAAAAAAACCGACCTTATTGCTATGGGAACTTATGGCAGAAAAGGGCTCAAGAGGTTGGTCATGGGAAGCGTTACATCAAAAGTGATTGTGAACTCACCATGTGATATTCTTGTTGTAAAGAAGCCATGCAGTGAATGTACAGGTGAGTATAAATCAATACTCGTCCCATTTGATGGTTCTGAATTCAGTAAAAAAGCACTTGGGCATGCCTGTAGGATGTCGAAACTGGATAATGCAGAGATAACAGTGCTTTATGTAATTCCGCGTTATGAAGAGATGGTAGAGTTTTTTAGAACAGAATCCATAAAAAAGAGTCTTATGCGGGAAGCTGAAAGGATTATTGCAGAGGCAAAAAAGATTGCTTCGTCGGCTTCTGCATCAATATCTACAACGATTCAGGAAGGGTCTGCAGGAGACAGCATTATAGACATCGCGGGAACACTAAAAAATGACTTGATAGTGATGGGAACATATGGATGGAAGGGTGTAAGCAGAGCTATCATGGGAAGCACAACAGAGAGAGTGATAATGAATGCCTCATGCCCTGTGTTGGTTGTGAGATGA
- a CDS encoding universal stress protein: MKGYRKILIAVNGSKDVLKEGLQLAHDERCWVTVVKVIPPYEGDLNLVGIKNIDDLLNSEATKAISEIKDIAKKEGALIKTRLEEGEVDKKIVEVAEDERCDLIIMGADKRSWIKKILGKNVVEKVINHAPCPVLVVGT, encoded by the coding sequence ATGAAAGGATACAGAAAGATCTTAATAGCAGTGAATGGCTCAAAGGATGTACTTAAAGAGGGGCTGCAGCTTGCCCATGATGAAAGATGCTGGGTTACGGTTGTAAAAGTGATCCCCCCCTATGAAGGAGACCTTAATCTCGTGGGTATTAAAAATATTGATGATTTGCTGAATAGCGAGGCGACAAAGGCTATTTCAGAGATAAAGGATATTGCAAAAAAAGAGGGTGCTTTAATAAAGACAAGGCTTGAAGAGGGCGAAGTTGATAAAAAGATTGTGGAGGTCGCTGAAGACGAAAGGTGTGATCTAATCATAATGGGAGCAGATAAGAGGAGCTGGATTAAAAAGATTTTAGGTAAGAATGTTGTTGAAAAGGTCATAAATCATGCTCCATGTCCTGTATTGGTAGTCGGGACATAG